TTCTGCTGCTCGGGATGCCGGACGGCGTTCGCGGCCCAGAGAGCCGGCGCATGAACGCGCAGCGAATCACCGGCGTCGTGCTGGCCGCCGGCAGATCGCGACGGCTCGGAACACCTAAACAGGTTCTGCCATACCGGGATACCACGCTCCTTGGAGCCACCCTGGACGTCGCCCGCGGCGGCGGTTTCGATCAGCTCATCGTCACCCTGGGCGGGGCCGCGGAAGCGGTGCGTGACGCGGTGCGGCTCGACGGGGCCGACGTGGTGACCGTCGACGATTACGGGACCGGATGCTCGGCGTCGCTGCGTGTCGCGTTGGGAGAGGTCGACCCACAAGCTGCCGGCATCGTGCTCATGCTGGGCGATCAGCCGAGCGTGGCTCCCGCAACACTGCGACGGATAGTCGCCAGTGCCGCCGGAGCCGACGTGCTCGTGTGCCGTTACGCCGATGG
The DNA window shown above is from Mycobacterium sp. Aquia_216 and carries:
- a CDS encoding nucleotidyltransferase family protein; translated protein: MNAQRITGVVLAAGRSRRLGTPKQVLPYRDTTLLGATLDVARGGGFDQLIVTLGGAAEAVRDAVRLDGADVVTVDDYGTGCSASLRVALGEVDPQAAGIVLMLGDQPSVAPATLRRIVASAAGADVLVCRYADGIGHPFWFSRDVFGELSQLHGDKGVWKLVHSARYPVHEIAVPGPVPLDVDTWDDYQRLLESVPT